From a region of the Bdellovibrio bacteriovorus genome:
- a CDS encoding acyl-CoA thioesterase yields MFIHRHKVQFYETDLMGIVHHSNYLRFYEEARVGWAHAKGLLDYQKPGSASQFAVYETQVRHIKPTFFGDDLEIEVQGRTEGNRIVLQYRLRGRNKEICSLAKTVHVALGPDLKLQRLSAEMKAAAESDSWTETWL; encoded by the coding sequence ATGTTTATTCATCGTCACAAAGTGCAGTTTTACGAAACGGACTTGATGGGCATTGTTCACCATAGCAATTATCTGCGTTTTTATGAAGAAGCGCGGGTGGGGTGGGCACATGCGAAGGGTCTTTTGGATTACCAAAAACCGGGGTCAGCAAGTCAGTTTGCTGTTTACGAGACCCAGGTTCGACATATAAAGCCGACTTTTTTTGGCGACGATTTAGAAATTGAAGTGCAGGGGCGCACCGAAGGCAATCGCATCGTTTTGCAGTATCGCTTGCGGGGACGTAATAAAGAAATTTGTTCGCTTGCGAAGACCGTGCATGTAGCATTAGGACCGGACTTAAAACTACAAAGACTGTCGGCCGAGATGAAAGCCGCAGCGGAGAGTGACTCATGGACAGAAACCTGGCTTTAG
- the pgsA gene encoding CDP-diacylglycerol--glycerol-3-phosphate 3-phosphatidyltransferase codes for MTATEFQKNLPMRITLSRIFAVPVIVAMMWPDTLAWNIAAAVFFILASITDYYDGYYARKYNAVSNFGKFMDPIADKILVTSVLAMLLAQGKIDAWMVIIILARDNFIGGIRSVAAADQIIIAAKPAGKWKTAMQMVAIPIVIIGNLEPYLPYLDKIGYGVLWISVILSITSGIEYYLGYLKSRKA; via the coding sequence ATGACAGCAACCGAATTCCAAAAAAATCTTCCGATGAGAATCACCCTCAGTCGTATCTTCGCCGTGCCCGTTATTGTGGCAATGATGTGGCCCGACACCCTGGCATGGAATATTGCTGCCGCTGTGTTTTTCATTCTGGCTTCGATCACGGATTACTACGATGGGTATTACGCTCGTAAGTACAATGCTGTTAGCAATTTCGGAAAGTTCATGGACCCGATCGCCGACAAAATCCTTGTGACCAGTGTGTTGGCCATGCTTCTAGCTCAAGGAAAAATCGACGCCTGGATGGTGATCATCATTTTGGCGCGTGACAACTTCATTGGGGGCATCCGCTCCGTTGCCGCGGCAGATCAAATCATTATTGCCGCCAAACCCGCCGGAAAATGGAAAACGGCCATGCAAATGGTGGCCATCCCGATTGTAATTATTGGAAATTTAGAGCCTTACCTGCCTTATTTGGACAAAATTGGCTACGGCGTCTTGTGGATCAGCGTCATTTTGAGTATAACCAGCGGTATCGAATACTACTTAGGTTATCTTAAAAGCCGAAAGGCTTAA
- a CDS encoding DHA2 family efflux MFS transporter permease subunit yields the protein MKKESVLIIVVAVMASLLEIIDASIVNVALPSMMGNLGATLEDISMVITGYAIANAIVLPVSAWLGERIGRRTYFLGCILLFTGTSVACGLAPNLETLTIFRILQGLAGGALLPTSQTLIYEQFPKEKAGIAGAIFGMSVMIGPTLGPTMGGYLTDNFGWRSIFNINLPLGLLAFFIGAAVIFNRPKEEGQHHEKQELDIWGLTFLVLGIGCLQFVLERGEAEDWFASRMIVVNSLIAVVSLPLFVWWELRVKNPIINVRLFLKPLVSNGVMLMAMVGFFLYGVVFILPIFVGRTLHLDATQTGMLFIPGSLLTAAVMPFVGRQMFKGTNPKILIFIGLVSLEICLFLMTRLSPQSSERDVLNMMFVRGFGMAFLFVPINSSILSQFKGVEMGQVSGLLNLARQIGGSVGIALIGTLLTKNSHQNYLDLAGKVSLLNPQTQSAYYSSASGMGVKMSEGLGMATGSEAALRSLYGRIQNQVFMLSFTQLMFLMMLIFALSFIPLYFLKFKEKTNKVVDAH from the coding sequence ATGAAAAAGGAATCCGTACTGATTATTGTCGTAGCGGTGATGGCTTCGCTTTTGGAAATCATCGACGCCTCGATCGTGAACGTGGCCTTACCCTCTATGATGGGGAACTTAGGTGCCACGTTGGAAGACATCAGTATGGTGATCACGGGCTACGCGATCGCCAATGCCATTGTCTTACCAGTCTCTGCATGGTTGGGGGAGCGCATTGGTCGCAGGACTTATTTTTTAGGATGTATTCTTCTGTTTACGGGAACCTCTGTGGCCTGTGGTCTGGCGCCGAATTTAGAAACTCTGACCATCTTTCGAATTCTTCAAGGTTTGGCGGGCGGAGCTCTATTGCCCACATCTCAAACTTTAATCTATGAGCAGTTCCCAAAAGAAAAAGCCGGTATCGCCGGAGCGATCTTTGGTATGAGTGTGATGATTGGTCCAACACTGGGTCCCACGATGGGGGGATATCTGACTGACAACTTCGGTTGGAGATCTATTTTCAACATCAACCTGCCTTTGGGTTTGCTCGCGTTCTTCATCGGTGCCGCCGTGATTTTCAATCGTCCCAAAGAAGAGGGCCAGCATCATGAAAAACAAGAACTTGATATTTGGGGTCTGACTTTCTTGGTATTGGGTATAGGTTGTCTGCAGTTCGTCTTAGAACGCGGTGAAGCGGAAGATTGGTTTGCCTCACGTATGATTGTGGTCAACTCCCTGATCGCGGTCGTCAGTTTGCCGCTCTTTGTATGGTGGGAATTGCGCGTAAAAAATCCCATTATCAATGTGCGATTGTTCTTAAAACCTTTAGTGAGTAACGGCGTGATGTTGATGGCCATGGTGGGATTCTTCCTTTATGGAGTGGTCTTTATTCTTCCCATTTTCGTCGGCCGAACATTGCACTTGGATGCAACCCAGACGGGCATGCTCTTTATTCCAGGATCTCTTTTAACTGCGGCAGTCATGCCCTTTGTAGGTCGCCAGATGTTTAAAGGGACGAATCCGAAGATCTTAATTTTTATCGGCTTGGTGTCCCTGGAAATCTGTTTGTTTTTAATGACACGCTTATCACCTCAATCCTCAGAGCGCGACGTTCTGAACATGATGTTTGTGCGTGGATTCGGAATGGCGTTTTTATTCGTTCCAATCAACTCTTCGATTTTAAGTCAGTTCAAAGGCGTAGAGATGGGGCAGGTTTCTGGACTCTTAAATCTGGCTCGCCAGATTGGAGGCAGTGTGGGGATTGCTCTTATCGGAACTTTACTCACAAAGAACAGTCATCAAAACTATCTGGATCTCGCCGGAAAGGTTTCATTATTAAATCCTCAAACTCAAAGTGCGTATTACTCCTCAGCTTCAGGCATGGGCGTTAAAATGAGTGAAGGTTTAGGAATGGCGACGGGATCTGAGGCGGCGTTGAGAAGTCTTTACGGACGTATTCAGAACCAAGTCTTCATGCTGAGCTTTACTCAGTTGATGTTCCTGATGATGTTGATCTTTGCGTTGTCATTCATCCCTCTTTATTTCTTAAAGTTTAAAGAGAAGACAAACAAGGTCGTCGATGCGCACTAA
- a CDS encoding HlyD family secretion protein has translation MDKKKKILSGIGAIAVLGALYFVYEHFMFVTTDNAQVEAHSVMIAAKVGGYVKAVHVTEGLRVKKGDLLIELDERDYQNTLRQMKGELSSLEARKRDLEKNQRRLSELFSKGVVSQQQYDAASTSFAEAKAKFEALSAQVAQAELNFENTKIKAPSDGFIAKKSVEVGQLAAPGVPLVGFVDAGERWVTANFKETEIEGVQPGKRVNIDVDAISGRSFVGVVESISSATGATFTLLPPDNATGNFTKVVQRVPVKIRFENVTAEEVEALKAGLSAFVKVHKH, from the coding sequence ATGGATAAGAAGAAAAAGATTTTATCAGGTATTGGTGCGATCGCAGTTTTGGGTGCACTTTATTTCGTTTACGAACATTTTATGTTTGTGACGACGGACAATGCACAAGTTGAAGCGCACTCTGTGATGATTGCTGCTAAAGTCGGCGGTTACGTCAAAGCAGTTCATGTCACAGAAGGTTTGCGAGTGAAGAAGGGTGACTTGTTGATTGAACTTGATGAGCGCGATTACCAAAACACTCTTCGTCAAATGAAAGGCGAACTTTCTTCCTTGGAAGCTCGTAAGCGCGATTTAGAAAAAAACCAAAGACGTCTGTCAGAGCTTTTTTCTAAAGGCGTCGTTTCTCAGCAGCAATATGATGCTGCTTCCACTTCTTTTGCCGAAGCCAAAGCAAAGTTTGAAGCTTTGTCAGCTCAAGTGGCACAAGCTGAGCTGAACTTCGAAAATACCAAAATCAAAGCTCCTTCTGACGGTTTTATTGCAAAGAAGTCGGTGGAGGTTGGTCAGTTGGCGGCTCCGGGTGTCCCGCTAGTAGGGTTTGTCGATGCGGGTGAAAGATGGGTCACGGCGAATTTCAAAGAAACTGAAATCGAAGGAGTGCAGCCCGGTAAGCGCGTGAATATCGACGTGGATGCGATTTCGGGACGCAGTTTCGTAGGGGTCGTAGAATCTATCAGTTCTGCGACAGGCGCGACATTCACCTTGCTTCCTCCAGACAATGCGACGGGAAACTTCACGAAGGTTGTTCAGCGCGTTCCTGTGAAAATCAGATTTGAAAATGTGACGGCTGAAGAAGTGGAAGCTTTAAAAGCCGGTCTTTCAGCGTTCGTAAAGGTGCATAAGCACTAA
- a CDS encoding TolC family protein, with product MNHLKWIFSSLVLFVSLESYSQGMKLGEAVDEAMAQSPKVQKSESQYKESSWKKTESYSGFLPSLSANASYLFNKKYALVDVTMNNTPLTIPQVVPTTNLYLTAQWSIFDGFSSTNRYLSAGAFEDSAKNEYDWTRFQVEREVVVLFYKALAAKELKAVAEQNVRALNDHLKDVRLFKKVGTSTNYDVLRVEVQMSEAQSELLNATDNVEVARARLSEALGQDQDVSEVEGVLPRLKPELVAKVTQFNSSERKDLQSLRQKAEGFRYQEDSAEKYWVPRLALIGQYQYYNNRNDRFDDYENGFRDAWQYGISLTWNIFDGMTSISRSKQSIEQKYQAEKTLRQAELKAKRDFDFWKRKYLYYCAVFEARQNDIAKSEESVRLSREGQKVGARTNTDVLDAEAELYRAKAGAVNAQIGAIEALVNLELSTGQKLVDFN from the coding sequence ATGAATCATCTCAAATGGATCTTTTCTTCTTTAGTCTTGTTCGTCTCATTAGAATCTTACTCTCAAGGAATGAAACTCGGTGAAGCGGTGGACGAAGCTATGGCTCAGTCTCCAAAAGTTCAAAAGTCCGAGTCCCAATACAAGGAAAGCAGTTGGAAGAAGACCGAGTCTTACTCCGGTTTCTTACCCAGCTTGTCAGCCAACGCCAGTTATCTCTTTAACAAGAAGTATGCGTTGGTGGACGTGACCATGAATAACACTCCGTTGACCATTCCTCAGGTTGTACCCACGACAAATCTCTATTTAACGGCCCAGTGGTCGATTTTTGATGGTTTTTCAAGCACGAACCGCTATCTCAGTGCGGGGGCTTTTGAAGATTCCGCAAAGAATGAATATGACTGGACTCGCTTCCAGGTTGAGCGCGAAGTCGTCGTGCTTTTTTATAAGGCCCTTGCTGCCAAAGAACTTAAAGCAGTGGCAGAACAAAATGTGCGCGCTTTAAACGATCACCTTAAAGATGTTCGTCTATTTAAAAAAGTGGGGACTTCGACGAACTACGACGTACTTCGTGTCGAAGTTCAGATGAGCGAAGCGCAGTCGGAGCTACTCAATGCAACGGATAATGTTGAGGTGGCGCGTGCGCGATTAAGTGAGGCTTTGGGGCAGGATCAAGATGTCTCTGAAGTGGAAGGGGTGCTTCCACGTTTAAAACCGGAGCTTGTCGCAAAAGTGACCCAATTTAATTCGAGTGAGCGTAAAGATCTTCAATCCCTTCGTCAGAAAGCAGAGGGTTTTCGTTATCAGGAAGACTCGGCTGAAAAATACTGGGTTCCACGTTTGGCTTTGATTGGTCAATATCAGTACTACAACAATCGCAATGATCGCTTCGACGATTATGAAAACGGGTTTCGCGATGCTTGGCAGTACGGCATCAGTCTTACTTGGAATATCTTTGATGGTATGACATCGATCTCGCGTTCGAAACAAAGTATCGAGCAAAAATATCAAGCTGAAAAAACACTTCGTCAGGCGGAACTTAAAGCTAAACGCGACTTCGATTTCTGGAAGCGCAAGTATCTTTATTACTGCGCGGTTTTTGAAGCTCGTCAAAACGATATTGCAAAGTCTGAAGAAAGCGTTCGTCTATCACGAGAAGGACAAAAAGTCGGTGCAAGAACAAATACAGATGTTCTTGATGCGGAAGCAGAGTTGTACCGGGCAAAAGCCGGCGCGGTCAATGCTCAGATTGGTGCTATTGAAGCACTTGTAAATCTTGAGCTGAGCACAGGTCAAAAATTGGTTGATTTTAATTGA
- a CDS encoding MarR family winged helix-turn-helix transcriptional regulator: MKKNEAGSIPACYNGVHPALKTSFGYSFIKAAMKYRTMLSQELEKHKLVTAHIGILKLLNLHGPASQIALGQDMGVDKASMVKFLDGLEKMKWVRRVPDKVDRRIKLVELTPKGTEGLKKVLDMHASITSEFLGPLTAKERQILHEMLNKLT; the protein is encoded by the coding sequence TTGAAAAAGAATGAGGCAGGCTCAATTCCGGCATGCTATAACGGCGTACACCCGGCGTTAAAGACCTCTTTTGGCTATTCTTTTATCAAAGCGGCCATGAAATACCGTACTATGCTCTCACAAGAACTTGAGAAGCATAAACTTGTGACTGCGCATATTGGAATCTTAAAGCTTCTCAACCTTCATGGCCCCGCAAGTCAGATTGCCTTAGGTCAAGACATGGGTGTCGACAAAGCCTCTATGGTGAAGTTTCTTGATGGGTTAGAAAAGATGAAATGGGTGCGACGAGTGCCTGACAAAGTGGATCGTCGAATCAAACTTGTTGAACTGACCCCCAAAGGAACTGAGGGGCTTAAAAAAGTGTTAGATATGCATGCCTCTATCACTAGCGAGTTTTTAGGTCCGTTAACCGCGAAGGAACGACAAATTCTCCACGAGATGTTAAATAAACTCACCTAG
- a CDS encoding substrate-binding periplasmic protein, with product MKLCGFVFVILFSSWALAKEKQVLRYGVNSNYAMPLLGLTRLPQGQVLQEGILKDLGLALAKELKREPQFILLPKIRVAENLKAGSVDILCHLNEVWQPAIKNDVYWSDALYESRNLIVHIDSKPIKRISDLYGARVGTVLNFIYQNLDPYFAKKQILREDTSTNESNIQKILKGRIDYLVMSNLEFDFYKRIYPNLDAVDLNMDSVQTKCALSKKSSIRQESFDKAIFNIQTTGVLRKILKVYQ from the coding sequence ATGAAGCTGTGTGGGTTTGTGTTCGTCATTCTTTTTTCCTCCTGGGCTCTTGCAAAAGAAAAACAGGTGCTTCGCTATGGCGTTAACTCAAACTATGCGATGCCTTTATTAGGATTGACTCGTCTGCCACAAGGGCAAGTCCTTCAAGAAGGCATTCTTAAAGATTTAGGTTTGGCTTTGGCGAAAGAGTTGAAGCGCGAGCCTCAATTCATTTTACTTCCCAAAATACGTGTCGCGGAAAATCTCAAAGCGGGCAGTGTTGATATTCTTTGCCATCTGAATGAGGTGTGGCAGCCGGCGATCAAGAATGACGTTTATTGGAGTGATGCCCTTTATGAAAGTCGAAATTTGATTGTGCACATTGATAGTAAACCGATTAAACGAATCAGCGACCTTTACGGCGCTCGTGTCGGAACGGTTCTTAATTTTATTTATCAGAATCTCGACCCCTATTTTGCAAAGAAACAGATCCTGCGCGAAGATACGTCGACGAACGAAAGTAACATTCAAAAAATTCTCAAGGGACGCATCGACTATCTAGTGATGTCGAATTTAGAGTTTGATTTCTATAAACGAATCTATCCAAATCTGGATGCGGTCGATTTAAATATGGATTCCGTGCAGACCAAGTGCGCCCTGTCGAAAAAGTCATCTATCCGTCAGGAGAGTTTCGATAAAGCCATTTTCAATATTCAAACCACAGGTGTTCTGAGGAAGATTCTAAAAGTCTATCAATGA
- a CDS encoding TIGR02147 family protein has protein sequence MAKHHYRDYILKELERRQRKNPSYSLRAYARDLEVPCSRLSEILNGKVGLSESRAMNLAVKLNLAPSEKDFFVDLALSEHARSAVLREMALKRVQAREEAFEKIGEDQFAIISDWYHTAIAELLNLDQFVATPENMSQRLGLPVDTVEKALERLQNVGLVTKSAEGVWTSSKNKYSSTYAPSSEAARAFYNQMQTKASEAMVPNSGKRWDMGCTLVPTNRDKAKEISQKIRAFRLEIMQELQSSESKNSLFALSTSFFELTEQQSS, from the coding sequence ATGGCAAAACACCACTATCGAGACTATATTTTAAAAGAACTTGAACGTAGACAAAGAAAGAATCCGTCTTACTCTCTTCGCGCCTACGCTCGCGACCTTGAGGTTCCTTGCTCACGATTGAGCGAAATCCTAAATGGCAAAGTGGGTCTTTCTGAATCCCGCGCTATGAATCTAGCCGTAAAACTAAATTTGGCTCCATCGGAAAAAGACTTCTTCGTCGACTTGGCACTTTCGGAACATGCTCGCAGTGCGGTTCTACGCGAGATGGCTTTAAAACGCGTGCAAGCTCGCGAAGAAGCTTTTGAAAAAATCGGGGAAGACCAGTTCGCCATTATTTCTGACTGGTACCACACGGCCATTGCAGAACTTTTAAATCTAGATCAATTTGTTGCAACACCTGAAAACATGTCTCAACGACTGGGCCTTCCTGTCGACACAGTGGAAAAGGCTTTAGAACGTTTGCAAAATGTCGGGCTCGTTACAAAATCTGCTGAGGGCGTTTGGACTTCAAGCAAGAACAAATACTCCTCAACCTATGCCCCTTCCTCTGAAGCAGCTCGCGCTTTCTACAACCAGATGCAGACTAAAGCCTCTGAAGCGATGGTTCCTAACAGCGGAAAGCGCTGGGACATGGGATGCACTTTGGTGCCAACAAATCGCGATAAAGCCAAAGAGATCTCTCAGAAGATTCGTGCTTTCCGTCTGGAAATCATGCAAGAACTGCAAAGCTCTGAGAGCAAAAATTCCCTTTTTGCGCTTTCAACAAGCTTCTTTGAACTTACAGAACAGCAGTCATCTTAG
- a CDS encoding formylglycine-generating enzyme family protein, which translates to MKNLKSFLLAAFTLATLASFESAFAKESACKNQKTVVLDGYVTMTFCEIPAAGGVMIGNNDDFEAAPAKPRNFQKFQIGQFTVTQLQYKTIMQSEPWMANGSPLTYVQEGDSNPAVWISYEQAKQFTRTLNLIDPTATYRLPTEAEFEYAARGGTKTTYYWGDEMDTNFPFFAGNIGSESYAHAVDSCPVPYLNNRMPGYCANPYGLFHMLGNVWELTEDVYVRGYDNAPTNGNEPMKGEPNAVHTTRGGSFLDDANLISATWRGYAPPNKGYGDTGFRVVRIPKSMR; encoded by the coding sequence ATGAAAAACCTTAAGTCCTTCCTACTTGCCGCATTCACTTTAGCTACATTAGCGAGCTTTGAATCCGCATTCGCGAAAGAAAGTGCCTGTAAAAATCAAAAGACTGTCGTTCTTGACGGTTATGTCACGATGACCTTTTGTGAAATACCGGCCGCTGGCGGAGTCATGATCGGGAATAACGATGACTTCGAAGCCGCGCCAGCAAAGCCCCGTAACTTTCAAAAATTCCAAATCGGTCAATTCACGGTGACGCAGCTTCAGTACAAAACAATTATGCAGTCAGAACCGTGGATGGCAAATGGATCGCCATTGACGTACGTGCAAGAAGGGGACAGCAATCCCGCAGTTTGGATTTCCTATGAACAGGCAAAACAATTCACGCGCACATTGAATTTAATTGATCCGACAGCCACCTATCGTCTTCCGACTGAAGCTGAATTTGAATACGCAGCTCGCGGCGGTACAAAGACGACATATTACTGGGGTGACGAGATGGACACTAACTTTCCTTTCTTCGCAGGCAACATCGGCAGCGAGAGTTATGCCCACGCAGTCGATTCCTGTCCTGTTCCTTACTTGAACAATAGAATGCCGGGCTACTGTGCCAATCCGTACGGGCTTTTTCATATGCTTGGAAATGTCTGGGAGTTGACTGAAGATGTTTACGTAAGGGGTTATGACAATGCGCCTACGAATGGGAACGAACCCATGAAAGGTGAGCCCAACGCTGTTCACACGACTCGCGGTGGAAGCTTTCTTGATGATGCGAATTTGATCTCTGCTACATGGCGCGGATATGCTCCACCGAACAAAGGCTATGGTGATACGGGTTTCAGAGTGGTTAGAATTCCAAAAAGTATGCGCTAG
- a CDS encoding ABC transporter permease produces the protein MKTLLGFIRKEFLQTLRDPRMRMLLFVAPCVQLTIFGVALSTEAKNIRLSVFGAPNDTSLQEIYRKALASGWFIPAKTSSLDPFDQVNKGEADAVLVAPTGGLDKSLGRDDGKVQLLINATNVTRAQSIERYFLSVVQSLHPQQSPFHFDVRVLYNPALRTALFLVPGVMSLLVCLITILLTSMSIAKEKEMGTFETLISAPIKPEEVIFGKTVPFVLLGMSNIPLIVGVAVALFGMPLRGSLIILLLSSFVFVCCTVGIGLFISTVAKNQQQSMMGGFLYLFPSVLLSGLVFPIENMPWVLRIFSYINPLTYFIELLRNIMLKGGDARLILFNVLILTAMAVFVITASWRRFKVVLG, from the coding sequence ATGAAAACACTTTTAGGCTTTATCCGAAAAGAATTTTTGCAGACCTTGCGTGACCCTCGTATGCGCATGCTTTTATTCGTGGCTCCTTGTGTGCAACTGACTATCTTTGGTGTGGCTTTATCTACAGAAGCAAAGAATATCCGCCTTAGTGTTTTCGGAGCGCCGAACGACACCAGTCTTCAAGAGATCTACCGCAAGGCCTTAGCCTCAGGATGGTTTATTCCCGCGAAGACCTCGTCACTCGATCCTTTCGATCAAGTCAATAAAGGGGAAGCCGATGCCGTCCTCGTGGCTCCAACCGGTGGTTTAGATAAAAGCTTAGGCCGCGATGACGGGAAGGTGCAGCTTCTTATCAACGCCACGAATGTCACTCGTGCACAAAGTATTGAAAGATATTTTTTAAGTGTCGTGCAATCCCTGCACCCTCAACAGTCGCCTTTTCATTTTGACGTGCGGGTTCTTTATAATCCCGCTCTAAGAACGGCTTTGTTTCTCGTTCCCGGCGTCATGAGTTTGCTGGTTTGTCTTATCACGATTTTGCTGACCAGTATGTCGATCGCAAAAGAAAAAGAGATGGGAACATTTGAAACGCTGATTTCGGCTCCGATAAAACCAGAAGAAGTTATTTTTGGTAAAACAGTGCCGTTTGTGCTTTTAGGAATGAGTAACATTCCTTTGATTGTGGGAGTGGCCGTCGCTCTATTCGGAATGCCTTTAAGAGGCAGTCTTATAATCCTGCTTCTTTCGTCTTTTGTATTTGTGTGTTGTACGGTGGGAATTGGACTTTTTATTTCGACTGTCGCCAAAAACCAGCAGCAATCAATGATGGGAGGATTTCTCTATCTATTTCCGTCAGTGCTTCTTTCAGGGCTTGTCTTTCCTATTGAAAACATGCCCTGGGTTTTAAGAATTTTTTCTTACATCAATCCGCTGACATATTTCATCGAGCTTCTTCGTAATATCATGCTTAAAGGTGGGGATGCTCGGCTGATCTTATTTAATGTTCTTATACTTACCGCCATGGCTGTCTTTGTCATCACAGCTAGCTGGCGACGCTTTAAGGTCGTACTCGGGTAG
- a CDS encoding ABC transporter permease, with protein sequence MKLRSILAIAKKEVFHIVRDPFTMALALGMPVVMVLFFGYAIEFNMDKIGLAVFDGNKTQTSWNIEKTFTSSGYFVSDPVHSPAEAVQALDEGRVHAALIMPPTLTQDLRPFSTASVQVLIDGSDNSSAGSIAGYLGGIHRRVLENEFGKIKPRIDVKTRFLFNPELNSRWFVVPGLAAAIIAILSILMTALTVAREWENGSMELLLATPVRPIEIILGKLLPYSVMGMVAVFFVFIMSQLVFSVPFKGNFLVYLLACMIFLSTYLAQGLLISVVTRKQQLSMQIAMLSGLLPTILLSGFIFPNEHMPSFFYYVTMILPARWFIKISRQLYLQGSSFLDILPSFLALCGLFCLMILLATKKFKKDVEP encoded by the coding sequence GTGAAACTTCGCTCTATTTTAGCGATAGCGAAAAAGGAAGTTTTCCATATTGTGCGCGATCCATTCACCATGGCCCTGGCATTAGGAATGCCTGTGGTAATGGTACTTTTTTTTGGATACGCCATAGAATTCAACATGGATAAAATTGGACTTGCGGTCTTTGACGGAAATAAAACACAGACGTCGTGGAATATAGAAAAGACATTTACGAGCTCAGGCTATTTCGTTTCGGATCCCGTGCATAGTCCTGCGGAAGCGGTTCAAGCTTTGGATGAGGGACGGGTTCATGCGGCTTTGATTATGCCTCCGACGTTAACTCAAGATTTAAGGCCTTTTTCAACTGCGTCGGTGCAGGTTTTAATCGATGGCTCTGACAATTCGTCTGCGGGTTCTATCGCAGGTTATCTGGGTGGCATTCATCGGCGGGTTCTTGAAAATGAATTTGGAAAGATCAAGCCTCGCATTGATGTGAAAACGAGATTTTTATTTAACCCGGAATTGAACAGCCGCTGGTTTGTGGTGCCGGGCTTAGCGGCTGCGATCATTGCGATTCTTTCTATTTTGATGACGGCTCTCACCGTTGCTCGCGAGTGGGAAAATGGCTCTATGGAGTTGCTGCTGGCAACGCCCGTAAGACCGATCGAGATTATTCTGGGTAAACTTTTACCCTATTCTGTGATGGGAATGGTTGCGGTGTTTTTCGTTTTTATTATGTCTCAACTGGTGTTCTCAGTTCCCTTTAAAGGAAACTTTTTGGTGTACCTGTTAGCATGCATGATTTTTCTTAGTACTTATTTGGCGCAAGGTCTGTTGATCTCTGTCGTCACTCGTAAGCAGCAGCTAAGTATGCAGATTGCAATGTTGTCGGGGCTTTTACCGACAATATTGCTTTCAGGCTTTATTTTTCCTAACGAGCACATGCCGTCGTTCTTTTACTACGTCACGATGATTTTACCGGCGCGTTGGTTTATTAAGATCAGTCGGCAGCTGTACCTGCAAGGATCCAGCTTTTTAGACATCCTTCCTTCGTTTCTCGCTTTGTGCGGGCTTTTTTGTTTGATGATCCTGCTTGCGACGAAAAAGTTTAAAAAGGACGTCGAACCATGA
- a CDS encoding ABC transporter ATP-binding protein, whose amino-acid sequence MNAVEVEGLSVKFGDYYAVNDISFKVSKGEIFGFLGANGAGKTTTIRVLCGLLLPTHGKTWVCGLDVLKDSFQVKQKVGYMSQKFTLYDDLSVAENLAFTASLRKISDLNFQQQKEKLLSFIKFKESEKSLVRDLPGGVKQQVSLVASLLHDPELVFLDEPTAGVSPAYRQRFWALIRELAKEGKTVFVTTHYMDEAEQCERIALMRSGELIALDSPSGLKHNSFPDRDPHVVTLEDVFIHQVEGK is encoded by the coding sequence ATGAATGCGGTTGAGGTCGAAGGTCTTTCAGTCAAATTTGGCGACTATTATGCAGTGAATGATATTTCTTTTAAAGTCAGCAAAGGGGAGATCTTTGGATTTCTAGGCGCCAATGGCGCAGGTAAAACGACGACAATCCGAGTTCTTTGTGGGTTATTACTTCCTACTCATGGGAAGACTTGGGTCTGCGGCTTGGATGTTCTGAAAGACTCGTTTCAGGTGAAGCAGAAAGTCGGTTACATGTCTCAGAAATTCACGCTCTATGACGACTTGAGCGTAGCGGAAAATCTGGCGTTCACCGCTTCTTTACGAAAAATTTCGGATTTAAATTTTCAACAACAAAAAGAAAAGCTCTTAAGTTTTATTAAGTTTAAAGAGTCTGAAAAAAGTTTGGTTCGCGATCTTCCCGGCGGCGTGAAACAACAGGTGAGTCTTGTGGCTTCGCTGCTTCATGATCCTGAGTTGGTGTTTTTAGATGAACCGACGGCGGGTGTGAGCCCGGCCTATCGTCAACGCTTCTGGGCTTTAATTCGTGAGCTTGCCAAAGAGGGTAAGACTGTTTTCGTCACGACCCATTACATGGATGAAGCCGAACAATGTGAGCGTATTGCCCTGATGCGGTCCGGAGAACTCATCGCCTTAGATTCGCCCTCAGGTTTGAAACATAATAGTTTCCCCGATAGAGATCCGCACGTGGTCACACTGGAAGATGTCTTTATTCATCAGGTGGAGGGAAAGTGA